From a region of the Constantimarinum furrinae genome:
- a CDS encoding PIG-L family deacetylase, with protein sequence MRKILLVFLLLSFPIIAQPPQKPTASEIYHNLQKLNFLGSALYIAAHPDDENTRLISFLANDVKARTAYLSLTRGDGGQNLIGPEIRELLGVIRTQELLAARRIDGGQQLFTRANDFGYSKHPDETLKIWNKDEVLSDVVRAIRSFKPDIIVNRFNHRNPGSTHGHHTSSAMLGFEAFDLASDPTNYSESAKRFGVWQPKRLFFNTSWWFYGSEENFEKADKTNLVEVETGNYYPSLGLSNGEIASLSRSMHKSQGFGSTGTRGNQTEYLEFLKGDFPKDKNNLFDGIDTSWSRIEGGAAIGAILNPLEENFNFKDPSAMLPSLLQAYEQVKLLKNDHWREIKLKQLEQLILDAGGIFLEAVSVTNTINPGQSYTVNIEAINRSSFPVVLQAVSTTGGKKLDLPSTTLEANEKQSFEVSITSESTGYSTPYWLNEKGSLGMYKAPRDLIGLPETPASEKLVFQLGISRSTVITEKNILYKRNDPVKGEVYRPLEILPQVTSEIPEKVLIFSNSESREIPVIVRAGRENITGTVTLQHPNGWVVNPAQHTFSLANIGEEQTVIFTVNPPADQSEGVLKPLVQIGDRFFDKELITLDYDHFPYQSVLMPSEAKIVRLNIKKEGDAIGYINGAGDAIPESLKQIGYEVTTIEPEEITPENLSRFDAIVVGIRAYNTVPELAFKQNILNEYVANGGNLLLQYNTSHRLVTPDLAPYSLSLSRDRVTDEGSEVRILAPNHPVLNYPNKITGLDFDNWVQERGLYFPNEWAAEFTPILGMHDVNDPETKGSLLVAKYGKGYYIYTGLSFFRELPAGVPGAYRLFANLLSLGKERNE encoded by the coding sequence ATGCGAAAAATACTGTTGGTATTCCTTCTGCTTTCTTTTCCCATAATCGCACAACCACCCCAAAAACCAACTGCTTCCGAAATATATCACAACCTTCAAAAACTTAATTTTCTGGGCTCGGCATTATATATTGCCGCACATCCCGATGATGAAAACACCCGACTTATTTCCTTCCTAGCAAACGATGTTAAAGCACGTACCGCCTATTTATCACTTACCCGAGGGGATGGCGGACAAAATCTGATTGGTCCCGAGATAAGAGAGCTCCTGGGAGTAATAAGAACCCAGGAATTGCTTGCTGCAAGACGCATCGATGGCGGACAACAGCTTTTTACCCGTGCCAACGATTTTGGATATTCTAAACATCCCGATGAAACATTGAAGATCTGGAACAAAGATGAAGTATTGAGCGATGTAGTAAGAGCGATACGCAGCTTTAAACCCGATATCATCGTAAACCGCTTTAATCATAGAAATCCCGGCTCTACCCATGGGCACCATACTTCTTCGGCTATGTTGGGCTTCGAAGCTTTCGACTTGGCAAGTGATCCTACAAATTATTCTGAAAGTGCTAAACGGTTTGGAGTTTGGCAGCCTAAGCGTTTGTTTTTCAATACCTCATGGTGGTTTTACGGCAGTGAGGAAAATTTTGAAAAAGCAGATAAGACAAATCTGGTGGAAGTGGAAACGGGAAATTACTATCCCTCTTTGGGCCTTTCAAACGGGGAGATCGCTTCATTAAGCAGGAGTATGCATAAGTCACAAGGATTCGGAAGTACCGGAACGAGAGGTAATCAGACCGAATACCTCGAATTTTTAAAAGGGGATTTTCCGAAGGACAAGAACAACCTTTTCGACGGGATCGATACCAGCTGGTCTCGTATTGAAGGCGGTGCTGCGATTGGTGCAATCCTGAATCCACTGGAGGAGAATTTCAATTTTAAGGACCCTTCGGCCATGTTGCCTTCACTTTTACAGGCATACGAACAGGTAAAACTCCTGAAAAACGACCACTGGCGGGAGATCAAGCTCAAACAACTGGAACAACTTATCCTAGATGCCGGCGGAATTTTCCTCGAAGCCGTTTCCGTGACAAATACTATAAATCCCGGACAATCCTATACCGTCAATATTGAAGCGATCAATCGCAGTAGTTTTCCCGTTGTATTGCAGGCCGTATCTACAACTGGCGGAAAAAAACTGGATCTTCCTTCCACTACGCTTGAAGCGAACGAAAAGCAAAGCTTTGAGGTTAGCATTACTTCTGAAAGTACCGGTTATTCAACGCCCTATTGGCTTAATGAAAAAGGGAGCCTGGGGATGTATAAAGCACCCCGGGACTTAATTGGTCTACCGGAGACCCCAGCTTCAGAAAAATTGGTGTTTCAATTGGGGATCAGTCGATCCACAGTAATCACCGAAAAAAATATTCTATATAAACGTAATGACCCTGTTAAGGGAGAAGTATACCGTCCTCTGGAAATACTTCCGCAGGTGACTTCAGAAATTCCCGAAAAAGTCCTAATTTTTTCAAATAGCGAATCGCGGGAGATACCTGTGATCGTAAGGGCAGGAAGGGAAAATATCACCGGGACAGTGACCCTGCAACACCCAAATGGATGGGTGGTTAATCCTGCGCAACACACATTTTCACTTGCCAATATTGGGGAAGAGCAAACGGTGATCTTTACTGTAAATCCTCCGGCAGATCAGAGTGAAGGGGTGTTAAAGCCCTTGGTTCAGATTGGTGATCGGTTTTTCGATAAGGAACTCATCACGCTGGATTACGATCATTTTCCGTATCAAAGTGTTCTAATGCCTTCTGAAGCAAAGATCGTAAGGCTAAATATTAAAAAAGAAGGAGATGCTATTGGATATATCAATGGTGCCGGAGACGCTATCCCTGAGAGTTTAAAGCAAATTGGATATGAGGTAACCACCATTGAGCCGGAAGAGATCACCCCTGAGAATCTGAGTCGTTTTGATGCCATAGTAGTGGGCATACGTGCGTATAATACGGTTCCGGAGCTGGCATTCAAGCAAAATATTCTAAATGAATATGTAGCAAATGGAGGAAATCTGTTACTGCAATACAATACGAGCCACAGGCTGGTCACTCCAGACTTAGCACCTTATTCCTTGTCACTGTCACGCGATCGAGTAACCGATGAAGGTTCGGAAGTACGTATACTCGCTCCTAATCATCCTGTATTAAATTACCCTAACAAGATCACCGGTCTCGATTTCGACAACTGGGTTCAGGAACGCGGTTTGTACTTCCCAAACGAATGGGCCGCCGAGTTTACCCCGATCTTAGGGATGCACGATGTAAATGATCCGGAAACCAAGGGATCACTCCTTGTAGCCAAATACGGAAAAGGGTATTATATATACACGGGACTAAGCTTTTTTAGAGAATTACCTGCCGGGGTTCCCGGGGCGTATCGCCTTTTTGCTAACCTGCTCTCCCTTGGAAAAGAAAGAAACGAATAA
- a CDS encoding mechanosensitive ion channel domain-containing protein, with translation MREIIEAHLSQILQSLTIVVVFLVIRLILNRLVIRFAKKSERVEHRTGLILKHIVFATIFFILIGLTLVWGVEFKDLGWVMSSVFAVIGIGFFAQWSILSNITSGIIMFFTFPYKIGDFIKIHDKEYTFEGIIEDIKTFQIVLKSPSGEIITYPNSLLLQKGVSIIKPDEFDEFLHEEDKNVKEQPID, from the coding sequence ATGAGAGAGATCATTGAAGCGCACTTAAGTCAAATTCTGCAATCACTTACCATTGTTGTAGTCTTTTTGGTCATTCGACTAATCCTGAATCGTCTGGTAATACGTTTTGCAAAAAAATCGGAGCGCGTAGAACACCGCACTGGTCTCATTCTAAAGCACATTGTTTTTGCGACTATATTTTTTATCCTCATCGGTCTTACGCTCGTTTGGGGCGTAGAATTTAAGGATCTGGGCTGGGTGATGTCCTCTGTTTTTGCCGTGATAGGGATAGGTTTTTTTGCCCAATGGTCCATCCTAAGTAACATTACCAGTGGAATCATCATGTTCTTTACGTTTCCCTATAAGATCGGGGATTTTATAAAAATTCACGACAAAGAATACACCTTTGAAGGTATTATTGAAGATATTAAAACCTTTCAGATCGTTCTTAAAAGTCCGTCCGGAGAAATTATCACTTACCCCAATAGTTTGCTGCTTCAAAAGGGTGTAAGTATCATAAAACCAGACGAGTTTGATGAGTTTCTACACGAAGAGGATAAAAATGTTAAAGAACAGCCAATAGATTAA
- a CDS encoding septum formation inhibitor Maf, which yields MKLLRFPYSFVFLSLMFIWSCADSEKNLIPLSSDQKETKKEQNERNLTEEFKSYWYNGTAELTSYSLVQERYGELREGTSVNIFVTEDFLRDEQVKANNASEETISVLKLNNTKNFITGIYPYSVMTSTFSPITNQGHALKVSHSVQEWCGQVYMQLNNRDDFEITTHSYFAGEADMEVSLQQSWLENELWNLIRIDPNELPTGDIHILPSFEYMRFHHKKPEIHTAFASLKQGDSLSIYSVNYPELQRQITWYFNSTFPYEIEQWEETNAGRENDTSRLKTTAVKLKRMRSAYWRQNNKKDEILRDSLAL from the coding sequence ATGAAATTGCTACGCTTCCCATATTCTTTTGTATTTCTTTCTTTAATGTTCATTTGGAGTTGCGCCGATTCTGAAAAAAACTTAATTCCGTTAAGTAGTGATCAAAAGGAAACTAAAAAAGAACAGAACGAACGCAATCTTACGGAAGAATTCAAATCATATTGGTATAATGGTACGGCAGAACTTACCTCCTACAGTCTTGTTCAGGAGCGATATGGGGAACTAAGGGAGGGAACTTCGGTAAATATCTTTGTTACCGAGGATTTTCTTCGTGACGAACAGGTTAAGGCAAATAACGCTTCTGAAGAGACCATTTCTGTTTTAAAACTGAACAACACCAAGAACTTTATAACCGGAATTTATCCATATTCGGTTATGACCAGTACATTCTCTCCCATTACCAACCAGGGTCACGCTTTAAAAGTAAGTCATTCGGTACAGGAATGGTGTGGGCAGGTCTACATGCAACTCAACAACCGGGATGATTTCGAGATCACGACCCATTCGTATTTTGCCGGTGAAGCCGATATGGAAGTCTCATTGCAACAAAGCTGGCTGGAAAACGAACTGTGGAACCTAATTCGTATCGATCCAAACGAACTGCCTACCGGAGATATTCATATTCTCCCATCGTTTGAATATATGCGCTTCCATCATAAGAAACCAGAGATTCATACCGCTTTTGCCAGTTTAAAGCAAGGAGATTCACTCAGTATTTATTCAGTCAATTACCCGGAACTTCAACGGCAGATCACCTGGTATTTTAACAGTACATTTCCGTACGAAATTGAGCAATGGGAAGAAACAAATGCGGGAAGGGAGAACGATACCAGTAGGTTGAAGACGACCGCAGTAAAACTAAAAAGAATGCGATCTGCGTACTGGCGTCAGAACAATAAAAAAGATGAGATCCTCAGGGATTCCTTAGCTTTGTAA
- a CDS encoding Maf family nucleotide pyrophosphatase, protein MLRNTLKDYNIILASGSPRRQKFFKELDVDFSIEVREIEETYPDHLKASAITDYLSQLKATAFPDLSEKDLLITSDTVVWKDNIAIGKPRDTEEARKMLQRLSGAKHQVITSVCFTTISFQKTIHDTTTVWFKELSSAEIDHYLRTYEPFDKAGSYGVQEWIGYIAIERLEGSYFNVMGLPTALVYKTLLEIAGQ, encoded by the coding sequence ATGCTTCGGAATACATTAAAAGATTACAATATCATACTGGCGTCAGGATCTCCCCGCCGTCAGAAATTCTTTAAGGAACTGGATGTGGACTTCAGTATAGAAGTCAGAGAGATTGAAGAAACATACCCGGACCATTTAAAGGCTTCAGCTATCACAGACTATTTATCACAACTTAAAGCGACCGCCTTCCCCGATCTTTCAGAAAAAGACTTGCTTATTACGAGCGACACCGTTGTCTGGAAAGACAATATTGCTATCGGGAAACCACGCGATACTGAAGAAGCCAGAAAAATGTTGCAGCGTTTGAGCGGGGCTAAGCATCAAGTTATCACATCGGTTTGTTTTACTACAATATCATTTCAGAAGACCATACACGACACCACGACGGTCTGGTTCAAGGAACTTTCTTCGGCGGAGATCGACCATTACTTACGAACTTACGAACCATTTGATAAGGCGGGAAGTTATGGAGTTCAGGAATGGATAGGATATATTGCTATAGAACGCCTCGAAGGCTCATATTTTAATGTGATGGGGCTGCCAACCGCATTGGTCTACAAAACCCTGCTTGAGATTGCCGGGCAGTGA